GAGCTCCAAGGAGTTTTTGGTCACTATGACTTTGACCGTACTCGCTCATATCGAAACGAATGCAACAATTTTCATCGCCAAATAGTTTTTCAGCAAGGGTTTTAGCAGTTTCTGTCTTGCCGGTTCCTGTGGGTCCAGCAAAGAACAAGATGCCCTTTGGCTTGGTGTGAGAGGAGTGCTGAAGCCCCGACATACCAGTAACTGCTCGCTTGACCACGTCAAGAGTTTTTATTATCGCATATTCCTGTCCTTTAATTCTTTTTCTGAAATCATCATGTGCCGTGGAGAATGCATTCACATCGAGATTGTCCCATGGATTTTCTTTTATCCCATATTTATAAAGATCAATGACCGATGGCATCTGACTTATGCCGATACGTTCATTTTTACAAAGTCGACGTAACCCATTTATTTCCGTAAAACAAAACCCTTCAGTTAACCCGATAAATTTGTCCTGTACTTTGTTAAGTTCATTCGGATGCTCTTTGTAATAAGTAATATCTGCTTCATAAACATCCGAAGCGAAGAAACTTGAAAAATTTTCTCCTTTTACAAGGAGTTCTCGTTCTTCACGCGATGGAACCCCTAGCATAATGGTTTTAACATTGGGATTGTCATGATAAAACCATGCGGGAATATCGTTGAGTTTGTTTACTATCATTACAACAATATTTTTTAGAACACCACTTTCTGTTCGGACATCCTTTCCCTCAAGAGAGGAGAGAAGCAAATTTACGAAGCTGTCCACTTCAGCCTGAGTCAAACTATCTGGCGATGTTATATAGCGTGATGCAAGTGTCATGATAATCGCCGTGGCACTGATACTTTGCCCAACAGCTTTTCGAACAATCGAAGCGGCAGAGTTGCTTTTACCGCCAAACTCCGCACGTATATAATTTCCGTCGAGCTTAGAATCCGTGAGATTAGCAAATGCTTCAATGTTGCCATCTTCACTAGAATTATAAAACCCCTGTATACTATCAAAAAAGGTGACTGTCTGATACCCCATATCTTTGAAATAGTAATGCAGATATTCGGGCAGACGGAGGATACTTCCTTTAGAAATACCTCCTTCAACCGGATACTGGTAAACATCAAGAACATTTCCTTCGACGATAATCAGCGGCTTGATTTTACTGAATATACCTAGTTCACGATGCCATTTGGGAATGTAGTTCTTCATGGCGAGCCCCTCTCAATAATTATCTTCACCGGTCATACCTCCCGATGAAATATTTTATTAGAAATATTCTTTTTAAATTCTCGCCTGTGTATGCCCACAGATACAATGCCATCGGTGGTAGTGAAATTCTGAATCTTATTGTCAGCTGTCTTCATATAATTTTCATAAAAAGCTTTGTATTCATTGTTCAAGACAATAACATTTTGATTTTCAGAACCTCTGAGAGCAACATTTGTATTCAACTCCTCAATATATACTCCGTCTACTAACACCGCAGCTGTACCGAGGATCTCATCAATAAAACAAGAATTTTGTAAGCGAAGTTCATCATATTTATATCCCGAATAGATAATTATGTCTCTACTTATCGTTTTCAGATAAGTAATGAGTTCAGCAAGTTCCTGTGGTTGCGACATTGGTTCACCACCAGTTATGGTGAACCCGTCTACATTATGGGTATCAACTACATTACCTATCAGTTCTTTTAAATTAGAGAGAGTAATCTCATATTCTGAACGTTGTTCCCATAGTTCTGGATTGATGCAACCCAAGCACCTCCTTGGGCATCCACTAACCCAAATACCGATTCGATTCCCCGGCCCTAAAGCCTTCACTGGATAAAGGATTCTAGCTATGTTCATACCGATACCTCTGCTATGAAATATGCTGCTTGGTTTTGCCGCTCACCATTTATCATTTTCCCACCTATCCCTATCTCATCTCCATTTTTAAGCAAATACGGTATATTGGCTGGGATTAGTGTGTTGTTTACGAACGTATAGTTTGTACTGCTCATGTTTTCAACATAGACTTCTCCGTTCACAATAGTGAACTTTGCATGTTTACGGCTAACATAAGTTTTGACCTCGAGATATTGCCGCATTTCTGCTTCGCGCCCAATGATTGTGACAGGCGTCTCAAGAGGAAAAATAAATT
This window of the Paenibacillus sp. FSL R10-2734 genome carries:
- a CDS encoding AAA family ATPase; translated protein: MKNYIPKWHRELGIFSKIKPLIIVEGNVLDVYQYPVEGGISKGSILRLPEYLHYYFKDMGYQTVTFFDSIQGFYNSSEDGNIEAFANLTDSKLDGNYIRAEFGGKSNSAASIVRKAVGQSISATAIIMTLASRYITSPDSLTQAEVDSFVNLLLSSLEGKDVRTESGVLKNIVVMIVNKLNDIPAWFYHDNPNVKTIMLGVPSREERELLVKGENFSSFFASDVYEADITYYKEHPNELNKVQDKFIGLTEGFCFTEINGLRRLCKNERIGISQMPSVIDLYKYGIKENPWDNLDVNAFSTAHDDFRKRIKGQEYAIIKTLDVVKRAVTGMSGLQHSSHTKPKGILFFAGPTGTGKTETAKTLAEKLFGDENCCIRFDMSEYGQSHSDQKLLGAPPGYVGYEAGGQLTNAVKENPFSILLFDEIEKAHPSIFDKFLQILEDGRMTDGQGNTVYFSECIIIFTSNLGIFTRNELGVREANVTEKMEYNEVQAKVRQAIGNYFMLELGRPEILNRIGENVVVFDFIRPEVAETILDAQLRKIVTNLSSEKRIELSLREEARATLLEKSLGNLSNGARGIGNIVESLLINPLSRYLFDNAIKGDESITINSIDATNMPYSIDCTRGGI
- a CDS encoding 4Fe-4S single cluster domain-containing protein; this translates as MNIARILYPVKALGPGNRIGIWVSGCPRRCLGCINPELWEQRSEYEITLSNLKELIGNVVDTHNVDGFTITGGEPMSQPQELAELITYLKTISRDIIIYSGYKYDELRLQNSCFIDEILGTAAVLVDGVYIEELNTNVALRGSENQNVIVLNNEYKAFYENYMKTADNKIQNFTTTDGIVSVGIHRREFKKNISNKIFHREV